The Natronoglycomyces albus genome has a segment encoding these proteins:
- the guaA gene encoding glutamine-hydrolyzing GMP synthase gives MKNPVLVVDFGAQYAQLIARRVREAKVYSEVVPSDMSAAHMLSREPAAIILSGGPASVYAQGAPQVDKAIFEAGVPVFGMCYGFQAMAKALGGTVEQTGLSEFGGTQLDRSGPSVLFGQTPQAQSVWMSHNDSVTVAPDGFTVTASSAGATVAAFEDTTRRLAGVQFHPEVGHTDFGQEILSHFLYDIAGLAPSWTADSIIDEQVAKIRQQVGDKKVLCALSGGVDSSVAAALVHKAVGDQLTCVFVDHGLLRAGEREQVEKDYASITGIDVRTVDASEQFLSALAGVTDPEQKRKIIGREFIRTFEKAARDLSAEKDIEFLVQGTLYPDVVESGGGTGTANIKSHHNVGGLPEDLKFDLVEPLRTLFKDEVRTIGLQLGLPESLVWRHPFPGPGLGIRIIGEVNRERLETLRAADAIARAELTAAGLERDVWQFPVVLLGDVRSVGVQGDGRTYGHPIVLRPVSSEDAMTADWSRLPYDLLSRISTRITNEVREVNRVTLDITSKPPGTIEWE, from the coding sequence ATGAAGAATCCGGTTCTCGTCGTTGATTTCGGCGCCCAGTACGCCCAGCTCATTGCCCGCCGGGTCCGTGAGGCCAAGGTGTATTCCGAAGTAGTGCCCAGTGACATGTCGGCCGCGCACATGCTCTCGCGTGAACCGGCGGCGATCATCCTCTCCGGCGGACCCGCCTCGGTCTATGCCCAGGGAGCTCCACAGGTTGACAAGGCCATCTTCGAGGCGGGCGTGCCAGTGTTCGGCATGTGCTACGGCTTTCAAGCCATGGCCAAAGCCCTCGGCGGAACCGTCGAACAAACCGGACTCTCGGAGTTCGGTGGCACCCAACTAGACCGCAGTGGCCCATCGGTCCTGTTCGGCCAGACCCCACAGGCCCAGTCAGTGTGGATGAGTCACAACGACTCCGTCACTGTGGCTCCCGACGGCTTCACCGTCACCGCCTCCAGCGCCGGCGCCACCGTCGCGGCGTTTGAAGACACCACCCGTCGCCTCGCCGGAGTCCAATTCCACCCCGAGGTCGGCCACACCGACTTCGGGCAGGAAATTCTGAGTCACTTCCTGTACGACATCGCGGGCCTAGCCCCGTCTTGGACCGCCGACAGCATCATTGACGAGCAGGTCGCGAAGATTCGCCAGCAAGTGGGAGACAAGAAGGTCCTGTGCGCCCTCTCAGGCGGAGTGGACTCCTCGGTCGCCGCCGCTCTCGTTCACAAAGCCGTAGGCGACCAGCTCACCTGCGTCTTCGTTGACCACGGGCTCCTGCGCGCGGGCGAGCGCGAACAGGTCGAAAAAGACTACGCCTCCATAACCGGCATTGACGTGCGCACCGTCGACGCCTCCGAGCAGTTCCTGAGCGCGCTGGCGGGAGTCACCGACCCCGAACAAAAACGTAAGATCATCGGTCGCGAGTTCATCCGCACCTTCGAAAAGGCCGCCCGTGATCTCAGCGCTGAGAAAGACATCGAGTTCCTCGTGCAAGGGACGCTGTACCCGGATGTCGTCGAGTCGGGCGGAGGCACCGGCACGGCAAACATCAAATCCCACCACAACGTTGGCGGGCTGCCCGAGGACCTCAAGTTCGACCTGGTCGAGCCGCTACGCACCTTGTTCAAAGACGAGGTGCGAACGATTGGCTTGCAATTGGGCCTGCCCGAATCGCTCGTGTGGCGGCACCCCTTCCCGGGTCCGGGTCTGGGCATCCGCATCATTGGTGAGGTCAACCGGGAGCGGCTGGAGACTCTACGAGCCGCCGATGCCATTGCCCGCGCTGAATTGACCGCGGCCGGTCTGGAGCGGGACGTGTGGCAGTTCCCCGTGGTGCTGTTGGGCGATGTGCGCTCTGTGGGAGTCCAAGGCGATGGCCGCACCTATGGTCACCCGATCGTGCTGCGCCCAGTCTCGTCCGAAGACGCGATGACCGCCGACTGGTCACGCCTGCCCTACGACCTGCTGAGCAGGATCTCCACCCGGATCACCAACGAAGTCCGCGAGGTCAACCGGGTCACGCTCGACATCACCTCCAAGCCCCCGGGAACCATCGAATGGGAGTAG
- a CDS encoding FUSC family protein, translated as MPLVPTTSPPVLRGQTLPIAADSFSPLRRRLASATKDEAMAERGIGDSPPDPARGPGAPEPSRSQRPAEADARRDRAPTAWGGSVKNRSKRNQNPSSSGFGTKRRREKVRRAATRHKISEPEPGHSLTGQGWQRSTLIGIRRDLTAWSTREFQPALVARTALGMVIVAASLPLFDGAGWVMAAILGAWVAGMGLLTPGTRTSAGVPLLIGLGAALSLLAGSVEPNWVFIVVTAVYALVLTYISSVSKAVGIIATICGVLFFFADQLTVTATPGQAALAVLAGAGVQAVLTLLPPYFRYADDRKCLSTAWRVLAADAESLSTNHHIALQTNRLHNAVAELDSRRRLPPALREARNDVYEVSGALTQVSAARLRAQLEGDAASAELYAEALSLAGRLLLYLANTVTAPRGRPVDWSSLLDELGERAIATPTGTIPGEVTGLLRILHRCDQYAERITRGESGIATSSPWRHSYAQLRAGARQLARNLKWSNPAVRFSLRRSLIVAGAVWAGILWPGNYGYWIPLTAWLVLQVDFYGTITKGSTRAVGTIAGVVVVSGVAIVLPHSLWVLTAAIIVFASLAYLTQPVSLAVFSAATAGLTVMLADLVGDDAVTAAWERGLASTAGAVAAIALYVVVPTWQTRRLPTLLADLIDAYSDYARLVLDHQAHPADHSAKRMRLAVDAVRSKRLALTNAAEQAEAEPLLLRPKASEAMGTEAALARAARALISVNASVKDDDTVELPAVDVWAQAIDAYYARLAALVRDEGDPPPPVDLEAASREFEMAVATGPPETRSRRKILRWEADQVADALQDASLIVNHWRNDERASSLDQPGGHSPHS; from the coding sequence GTGCCTTTGGTTCCCACCACATCGCCTCCGGTGCTGCGCGGGCAGACACTACCGATCGCGGCGGATTCGTTCTCACCTCTCCGTCGCAGGCTCGCCTCCGCGACGAAGGACGAGGCGATGGCTGAGCGCGGCATCGGGGATTCACCACCGGACCCTGCTCGAGGTCCTGGTGCCCCGGAACCTAGCCGGAGCCAGCGGCCAGCGGAGGCGGATGCGCGCCGCGACCGGGCCCCAACGGCATGGGGCGGCTCGGTGAAGAACCGTTCCAAACGCAATCAAAACCCTTCGTCCTCTGGCTTTGGGACGAAGCGCCGCAGAGAGAAGGTTCGCCGTGCCGCAACTCGGCATAAAATCTCTGAGCCCGAACCGGGCCATTCTCTCACCGGGCAGGGTTGGCAACGCTCCACTCTCATCGGCATCCGTCGCGACCTGACCGCCTGGTCCACTCGCGAGTTCCAGCCCGCGCTGGTGGCGCGTACTGCCCTTGGCATGGTCATCGTCGCTGCCTCGCTGCCGCTTTTTGACGGGGCGGGCTGGGTTATGGCCGCCATCCTCGGCGCGTGGGTGGCGGGCATGGGACTGCTGACACCGGGCACTCGCACCAGCGCTGGAGTGCCTTTGCTTATCGGCTTGGGCGCGGCCTTGAGCCTGCTGGCCGGGTCGGTCGAACCCAATTGGGTCTTTATTGTCGTCACCGCGGTATACGCCCTCGTTTTGACCTACATCAGCTCGGTGAGTAAAGCCGTTGGCATCATCGCCACCATTTGCGGTGTCCTTTTCTTCTTCGCCGACCAACTCACCGTCACCGCCACTCCCGGCCAAGCCGCGCTGGCGGTGTTGGCGGGGGCTGGCGTCCAGGCAGTGTTGACCCTTCTGCCGCCGTATTTTCGATACGCGGATGACCGCAAGTGTCTTTCCACGGCTTGGCGAGTTCTCGCCGCCGACGCGGAGTCGTTGAGCACAAATCACCACATCGCGCTGCAAACGAACCGCTTGCATAATGCTGTGGCGGAGCTGGATTCGCGTCGACGCCTCCCTCCTGCTTTGCGTGAGGCCCGTAACGACGTCTACGAGGTCTCGGGTGCGTTGACTCAGGTCAGTGCCGCCCGGCTGCGGGCGCAATTGGAAGGTGATGCGGCCTCGGCTGAGCTTTATGCCGAAGCGCTGAGTCTCGCCGGTCGTCTCCTGCTGTACCTGGCCAATACTGTGACCGCGCCCCGAGGGCGCCCGGTTGACTGGTCGAGTCTGCTCGATGAGCTCGGTGAGCGGGCCATCGCGACCCCGACTGGCACCATTCCTGGCGAGGTCACCGGTCTGCTGCGGATTTTGCATCGTTGCGACCAGTACGCCGAACGCATTACGAGGGGCGAATCGGGCATCGCCACGTCCAGCCCTTGGCGTCACTCCTACGCTCAGTTGCGGGCGGGGGCACGTCAGCTGGCCCGCAACCTCAAGTGGAGTAATCCGGCTGTGCGGTTCAGCTTGCGGCGCTCGCTAATCGTGGCCGGGGCCGTGTGGGCGGGAATCCTATGGCCGGGTAACTACGGCTACTGGATTCCACTTACTGCCTGGCTGGTGCTGCAAGTGGACTTCTACGGCACGATCACGAAGGGGTCGACTCGAGCCGTCGGCACGATCGCGGGCGTGGTGGTGGTCTCTGGGGTCGCCATTGTCTTGCCACATAGCCTGTGGGTTTTGACCGCCGCCATTATCGTGTTCGCGTCGCTGGCCTACCTCACCCAACCGGTTTCGTTGGCGGTCTTTTCCGCCGCGACGGCCGGGCTGACGGTGATGCTGGCCGACTTGGTGGGGGATGACGCGGTGACCGCGGCCTGGGAACGGGGGCTGGCTAGCACCGCTGGCGCTGTAGCCGCCATCGCCCTGTATGTGGTGGTACCGACCTGGCAGACCAGGCGGCTTCCGACGTTGTTGGCAGATCTGATCGACGCTTATTCTGACTATGCGCGGCTGGTGCTCGACCACCAAGCGCACCCGGCCGATCACAGCGCTAAGCGGATGCGTTTGGCGGTGGACGCGGTGCGCAGCAAGCGACTGGCATTGACCAACGCCGCCGAGCAGGCCGAGGCGGAGCCTTTGCTGTTGCGGCCCAAGGCCAGTGAGGCGATGGGTACCGAGGCTGCGCTCGCGCGAGCGGCGCGGGCTTTGATTTCGGTGAACGCGAGTGTGAAAGACGATGACACGGTCGAGCTTCCCGCCGTCGACGTGTGGGCCCAGGCTATTGACGCCTACTATGCTCGCTTGGCCGCCCTAGTGCGTGACGAGGGCGACCCACCGCCGCCGGTGGATTTGGAGGCGGCTTCGCGCGAGTTCGAGATGGCTGTGGCGACAGGGCCGCCCGAGACGAGGTCGCGGCGCAAGATCTTGCGGTGGGAGGCCGACCAGGTCGCCGATGCCTTGCAGGACGCCAGCTTGATCGTCAACCACTGGCGCAACGACGAGCGAGCTTCGTCGCTTGATCAACCTGGAGGGCACAGTCCGCACAGCTAG
- a CDS encoding S66 family peptidase, translated as MSTATPPSPIIANRLRPGDRIAVISPSQGLPGALPLPFELGLKRLREDFDLEPVEYPTTRKMGSSAQERAADIHAAFADPDIAGVIASIGGDDQITVLPHLVGELLQANPKQFYGFSDCTNLLVYLERLGIVGYHGATVMTAFGRPGAMHPMTEESLRAAMFTGGAFALTAAEEVNDRDRDWGDESTFDEPPSMFVSGGWQWHNANPEQRQSPLIEGRSWGGNLEIVSWLAMANRYLPEPEELSGRVLFFETSEELPDDKTVYRTLRNLGERGFLQQCAALIMGRPKTWSFVRTLSHTQSNKYRAAQHKAVLAAMGEYAPHAPVVLDVDLGHTDPQLVIPYGGTIRLDLERKTITVEY; from the coding sequence ATGAGCACCGCTACCCCGCCCAGTCCCATCATTGCGAACCGTCTCCGCCCCGGAGATCGCATAGCCGTCATCTCGCCATCCCAGGGACTGCCAGGGGCGTTGCCCCTCCCGTTCGAGCTGGGGCTCAAGCGCCTGCGGGAGGACTTCGACCTGGAACCGGTCGAGTACCCCACCACCCGCAAAATGGGCTCGTCTGCCCAGGAACGCGCGGCCGACATCCATGCGGCCTTCGCCGATCCCGATATCGCCGGAGTCATCGCCAGTATCGGCGGAGACGACCAGATCACGGTCTTGCCGCACCTGGTCGGGGAGTTGTTGCAGGCCAACCCCAAACAGTTCTACGGTTTTTCCGACTGCACAAACTTGCTGGTCTACTTGGAGCGGCTCGGCATAGTCGGCTACCACGGGGCAACAGTGATGACAGCGTTTGGCCGCCCCGGAGCCATGCACCCGATGACCGAGGAATCACTGCGCGCCGCGATGTTCACCGGCGGGGCCTTCGCCTTGACCGCAGCCGAGGAGGTCAACGACCGCGACCGCGATTGGGGCGATGAGAGCACCTTTGACGAGCCACCCTCAATGTTTGTCAGCGGCGGATGGCAGTGGCACAACGCCAACCCCGAACAACGCCAGTCACCACTGATCGAAGGCCGCAGCTGGGGCGGGAACCTGGAAATAGTCTCGTGGTTGGCCATGGCCAACCGGTACCTGCCCGAACCTGAGGAACTGTCGGGCCGGGTGCTCTTTTTCGAAACCTCCGAGGAACTGCCAGACGACAAGACCGTCTACCGTACGTTGCGCAACCTCGGGGAACGAGGCTTTCTACAGCAGTGCGCGGCGCTAATCATGGGGCGGCCCAAGACATGGAGCTTTGTGAGGACCCTGTCGCACACCCAAAGCAACAAGTATCGAGCAGCTCAACACAAGGCAGTCCTGGCCGCAATGGGGGAGTACGCACCACACGCTCCCGTCGTGCTGGATGTCGACCTTGGCCACACCGACCCGCAATTGGTGATCCCCTACGGAGGAACCATTCGCCTCGATCTGGAACGCAAAACCATCACCGTTGAGTACTAG
- a CDS encoding GuaB3 family IMP dehydrogenase-related protein: MRDMVEIGPGKIAQRGWRLQDVALAPGRRTRDIDDVSTEWQMDAYRFEIPAVAHPSDATMSPATAIELGRLGGLGVLNGEGLWCRYTDPTPLLKELATLSPETATARLQQMYAEAVKPELISERIAEIRDAGVTVAVRLSPQHTQTYSEAVLNAGVDLLVIQGTIVSAEHVSSTDGALNLKQFIADLDVPVVAGGCTNYKTALHLMRTGAAGVIVGVGADDWSTTDSVLGIDVPMASAVAEAAAARRDYLDETGGRYVHLIADGGITTSGAIAKAIACGADATMLGAALADAEEAPASGAWWHSAASHPKLPRGHYRPAPVETEHVTDMESLLYGPSEVPDGSQNLFGGLRRSMAKCGYTTVKEFQRAGITLLR, translated from the coding sequence TTGCGGGACATGGTGGAGATCGGCCCAGGCAAGATCGCACAGCGCGGCTGGCGACTGCAAGACGTGGCACTAGCGCCAGGCCGACGAACACGCGACATCGACGACGTCTCAACCGAATGGCAAATGGACGCCTACCGGTTCGAGATCCCGGCTGTGGCGCATCCGTCGGATGCGACCATGAGCCCTGCGACCGCAATCGAGTTGGGAAGACTCGGCGGATTGGGCGTGCTCAACGGGGAGGGCCTGTGGTGTCGCTACACCGACCCCACGCCACTGTTGAAGGAACTGGCGACGCTGTCTCCAGAAACGGCGACCGCTCGGCTGCAACAGATGTACGCCGAGGCCGTGAAACCCGAGCTCATCTCGGAACGCATTGCCGAGATCCGCGACGCGGGCGTCACCGTGGCCGTGCGACTGTCGCCCCAACACACCCAGACCTACTCCGAAGCCGTGCTCAACGCCGGGGTTGACCTACTGGTCATCCAAGGCACCATCGTTTCGGCCGAACACGTTTCCTCAACCGACGGAGCCTTGAACCTCAAACAGTTCATCGCCGACCTTGACGTCCCCGTCGTGGCCGGAGGCTGCACCAACTACAAAACGGCTCTGCACCTCATGCGCACGGGGGCCGCTGGAGTCATCGTCGGGGTCGGAGCCGACGACTGGTCCACCACCGATTCCGTGCTTGGCATCGACGTTCCCATGGCCTCGGCCGTTGCCGAAGCCGCCGCAGCCCGCCGCGACTACCTCGACGAGACCGGGGGACGCTACGTTCACCTCATCGCCGACGGCGGCATCACCACCTCTGGCGCGATCGCCAAGGCGATCGCCTGCGGAGCCGACGCGACCATGCTCGGCGCGGCGCTGGCTGACGCAGAAGAGGCACCAGCCAGTGGTGCTTGGTGGCATTCGGCGGCAAGTCACCCGAAGTTGCCGCGTGGCCACTACCGCCCGGCGCCGGTGGAGACCGAACACGTCACGGACATGGAGTCGTTGCTGTACGGGCCGTCTGAGGTTCCCGATGGTTCGCAGAACTTGTTTGGCGGGTTGCGCCGTTCCATGGCCAAGTGCGGCTACACCACCGTGAAGGAATTCCAGCGCGCGGGCATCACGCTGCTGCGCTAA
- the guaB gene encoding IMP dehydrogenase has protein sequence MAFSGDTGVNELSGGEISGSVAPSTPLGSAGPIPLGLTFDDVLLLPGESDIVPGEVATASQLTRNIRLATPLLTAPMDTVTEARMAIAMARLGGLGILHRNLSPEDQAEQVDLVKRSESGMVADPITCAPGDTLEQVDKTCARYRVSGLPVTDEDGILVGIITNRDMRFENDFSIPVSQVMTSRNLVTAPQGVSSDEALHLLKTNKIEKLPIVDADGRLKGLITVKDFAKREQYPDATKDDSGRLRVGAAIGVGEDQYNRAGQLVEAGADVLIVDSSHGHSRGVLNMISSVVKDFGDKADVIGGNIVTAEAARALIDAGVSGIKVGVGPGAICTTRVVAGVGAPQISAIMDTVSVARREGVPVIADGGIQYSGDVAKAIVAGASTVMMGQLFAGCAESPGDLIFMNGKQFKTYRGMGSLGAMQSRGQDKSFSKDRYFQQDISSNEKLVPEGVEGQVPYRGTLAQVVYQLVGGLRIAMGYTGAATIEAMHERGRLVRITAAGLKESHPHDIQMTVEAPNYHTR, from the coding sequence ATGGCGTTTTCAGGTGACACAGGGGTAAATGAACTTTCAGGTGGGGAAATTTCCGGCAGCGTCGCACCGTCGACACCGCTGGGCTCGGCGGGCCCGATCCCGCTCGGTCTCACCTTCGACGACGTACTACTACTGCCGGGCGAAAGCGACATCGTCCCCGGCGAGGTGGCGACCGCCTCCCAACTGACCCGCAACATTCGACTCGCGACACCGCTGCTGACGGCTCCGATGGACACCGTCACCGAAGCGCGTATGGCCATCGCGATGGCTCGGCTGGGTGGCCTGGGCATCCTGCACCGCAACCTGTCGCCCGAAGACCAGGCCGAACAGGTCGACCTCGTGAAACGCTCCGAGTCCGGCATGGTCGCCGACCCGATCACCTGCGCCCCGGGCGACACGCTCGAACAGGTCGATAAGACATGCGCTCGTTACCGCGTCTCCGGCCTTCCGGTCACTGACGAAGACGGGATATTGGTCGGCATCATCACCAACCGCGACATGCGGTTCGAAAACGACTTCTCGATCCCCGTCTCCCAGGTCATGACCTCGCGCAACCTGGTCACCGCGCCGCAGGGCGTCTCATCCGACGAGGCGCTACACCTGCTTAAGACCAACAAGATCGAGAAGCTTCCCATCGTCGACGCCGATGGGCGGCTCAAGGGCCTCATCACCGTCAAAGACTTCGCCAAGCGCGAACAGTACCCGGACGCGACGAAGGACGACTCAGGTCGCCTGCGCGTGGGTGCGGCCATCGGGGTGGGCGAAGACCAATACAACCGGGCCGGGCAGCTAGTCGAAGCCGGAGCCGACGTGCTCATAGTCGACTCCTCCCACGGCCACTCCCGAGGAGTTCTCAACATGATCTCCTCGGTGGTCAAAGACTTCGGCGATAAAGCTGACGTCATCGGCGGCAACATCGTCACCGCCGAGGCCGCCCGCGCGCTCATCGACGCCGGAGTCTCGGGAATCAAAGTCGGCGTTGGCCCCGGCGCGATCTGTACGACCCGGGTCGTAGCCGGCGTCGGTGCGCCGCAAATCAGCGCGATCATGGACACCGTCTCCGTGGCTCGACGCGAAGGCGTCCCCGTCATCGCCGACGGTGGCATCCAATACTCCGGCGATGTCGCCAAAGCCATCGTCGCCGGTGCCTCCACCGTCATGATGGGCCAGCTGTTCGCCGGCTGTGCCGAAAGTCCCGGCGACCTCATCTTCATGAACGGCAAACAGTTCAAGACCTACCGGGGCATGGGCTCGCTGGGGGCGATGCAGTCGCGCGGACAGGACAAGTCCTTCTCCAAAGACCGCTACTTCCAGCAGGACATCTCCTCCAACGAAAAACTCGTGCCCGAAGGCGTCGAAGGTCAAGTGCCCTACCGGGGCACCCTCGCCCAGGTCGTGTACCAGCTCGTCGGCGGGCTGCGTATTGCCATGGGATACACCGGTGCGGCTACGATCGAGGCGATGCACGAACGCGGACGTCTGGTGCGCATCACCGCGGCAGGGCTTAAGGAAAGCCACCCGCACGACATCCAGATGACCGTCGAAGCACCCAACTACCACACGCGTTAG
- a CDS encoding DUF5319 family protein, translating into MSEEPRDPFADEPGNFDDDSWRDDPDGESEMPLNDVERAELQEDMEQLRLFEQVLQPRGMRGLVVDCADCDQPHYFAWGLLLSNLKHLLDHNATRVHEPAFDPNPDEYVSWDYAKGYTDAWDHLNSEAEE; encoded by the coding sequence GTGTCAGAGGAGCCTCGCGATCCATTTGCCGATGAGCCTGGAAACTTCGACGACGACTCGTGGCGAGACGACCCGGACGGAGAGTCCGAGATGCCTCTCAACGACGTCGAGCGCGCGGAGTTGCAGGAAGACATGGAACAGTTGCGCCTGTTCGAGCAGGTACTACAGCCGCGCGGCATGCGCGGGCTGGTAGTTGACTGTGCCGATTGCGACCAGCCGCACTATTTCGCCTGGGGTCTGCTGCTGTCGAACTTGAAGCACCTGCTGGACCACAATGCGACCCGGGTCCACGAACCGGCGTTTGATCCCAACCCCGACGAGTACGTCTCGTGGGATTACGCCAAGGGATACACCGACGCGTGGGATCACCTCAACTCCGAGGCCGAGGAATAG
- a CDS encoding response regulator transcription factor — MKTVLVCVKTPQAGNKIAACATRMGLAQAVRAVANTHDVYEELRRRPIDVVLVDVNLATPDPVHFTREVRQRSRGTAVVMAGPTDPRTAAMVVAAGARGVIRSASADNDDLLVALTQAIMLVCPQVAAQGLPRQRAAMASRSNLTTREMQVLRGMSEGKSNAEIGRDLFVSEDTVKTHARRMFRKLGARDRAHAVAEAFRAGIVH; from the coding sequence GTGAAAACAGTACTAGTGTGCGTGAAGACTCCCCAGGCCGGAAACAAGATCGCCGCCTGCGCGACACGCATGGGCTTGGCGCAGGCCGTGCGCGCCGTCGCCAACACCCACGACGTCTACGAGGAACTGCGTCGACGCCCCATCGATGTCGTTCTCGTCGACGTCAATCTAGCCACCCCGGACCCGGTGCACTTCACCCGGGAAGTGCGGCAGCGTTCGCGCGGCACCGCAGTGGTGATGGCGGGCCCGACCGACCCGCGCACCGCTGCCATGGTGGTAGCGGCCGGGGCACGAGGCGTCATCCGCTCCGCCAGCGCCGACAACGATGACCTACTGGTCGCCCTCACCCAGGCGATCATGCTTGTCTGCCCGCAGGTAGCCGCTCAGGGCCTACCGCGTCAACGCGCGGCGATGGCTAGCCGCTCAAATCTGACGACCCGGGAAATGCAGGTGTTGCGCGGCATGAGTGAAGGAAAAAGCAACGCCGAGATTGGGCGGGACCTATTTGTCTCCGAAGACACGGTGAAAACCCATGCCAGACGTATGTTTCGCAAGCTTGGTGCGCGAGACCGAGCCCACGCGGTCGCCGAGGCGTTTCGCGCGGGGATTGTGCACTGA
- a CDS encoding ABC-ATPase domain-containing protein: protein MKRSDRHSDHRSYPPRHNLDNELVGMDGTSYGRYKSLRGTWVTDEYELLIQRVQSDPFAPPSRVAVRLDPDQADLLPEWFSTDHRRRAIATVLVKRAKQAMRGLRDLRLDAGGQEILDRSSCQVGTDGSVIFRLGAQLPGKGRRIDGHQAKRVLCEHIPSMVDFALDLEEDEAKRWTDTADDTAALRSALVDRDLIAFVADGAMLARHSGVDDRPLGEGVPFTAPDSLAMTVDLPHAGSVRGMGIKPGVTLIVGGGFHGKSTLLRALERGVYDHVPGDGRELVVANLDAVKIRAEDGRSVSSVDVHAFVDHLPSGADTATFTTENASGSTSQAAAIVEALEAGSRLLLIDEDTAATNLMIRDARMQALVAKDREPLTPLVDRIRSLYTDHGVSTVLVMGGSGDYMDVADRVIMMDSYVPLDVTAKAKELAANPTGRQVEGAAFTMPRDRIIEPSSINAEVRGKQKVKAKGTDGIQYGEQDVDLRSVEQLTDLSMTMGVALAIQAASQQGFIDGTATVSQVLDRLESALEADGVEMLAKIRTIDFALPRRHEIAAALNRMRDIRIRQATSQ from the coding sequence ATGAAACGGTCCGACCGCCATTCTGATCACCGCTCATATCCACCTCGTCATAATCTGGATAACGAGCTAGTAGGTATGGACGGTACGTCCTATGGCCGATATAAATCTCTCCGCGGCACCTGGGTAACCGACGAGTACGAGCTCCTTATCCAGCGGGTGCAGTCCGACCCATTCGCGCCACCGAGCCGGGTCGCGGTGCGGTTGGACCCCGACCAGGCCGACCTGCTCCCCGAATGGTTCTCCACCGACCACCGCCGCCGCGCCATCGCCACCGTGCTGGTCAAGCGCGCCAAACAAGCCATGCGCGGCCTGCGGGACCTGCGGCTCGACGCGGGCGGACAAGAAATCTTGGACCGCTCCTCCTGCCAAGTGGGCACAGACGGCTCGGTGATCTTTCGTTTGGGGGCCCAGCTACCCGGAAAAGGCCGCCGCATCGATGGTCACCAAGCCAAACGGGTGCTGTGCGAACACATTCCCTCAATGGTCGACTTCGCGTTGGACCTCGAGGAGGATGAAGCGAAGCGATGGACCGACACCGCCGACGACACCGCAGCACTACGCTCGGCCCTGGTCGACCGTGACCTCATCGCATTCGTCGCCGACGGGGCCATGTTGGCGCGGCACTCCGGAGTCGATGACCGCCCCCTGGGCGAGGGAGTCCCGTTCACCGCGCCCGACTCTCTGGCCATGACTGTCGACCTGCCGCACGCGGGGTCCGTACGCGGCATGGGGATCAAACCGGGCGTCACTCTCATCGTCGGCGGCGGTTTCCACGGCAAATCCACCCTGCTACGCGCGCTCGAACGCGGCGTATACGACCACGTTCCTGGAGACGGGCGGGAACTGGTCGTCGCCAACCTCGACGCGGTTAAGATTCGGGCCGAGGACGGCCGCTCTGTGAGCAGCGTCGACGTCCACGCCTTTGTGGACCACCTCCCCAGCGGAGCTGACACCGCCACCTTCACCACCGAAAACGCCTCCGGCTCAACCTCGCAGGCGGCCGCGATCGTCGAAGCGCTCGAAGCCGGGTCACGCCTGCTCCTCATCGATGAGGACACCGCTGCCACCAACTTGATGATCCGCGACGCTCGCATGCAAGCACTCGTGGCTAAGGACCGCGAACCACTCACCCCGTTGGTGGACCGAATACGGTCGCTCTACACCGACCACGGTGTCTCCACCGTGCTGGTGATGGGTGGGTCCGGCGACTATATGGATGTAGCCGACCGGGTCATCATGATGGACTCCTATGTACCCCTCGACGTGACGGCCAAGGCGAAGGAACTGGCCGCGAACCCAACCGGGCGCCAGGTCGAGGGCGCGGCGTTCACCATGCCCCGGGACCGCATCATCGAACCCTCCAGCATCAACGCTGAGGTACGCGGCAAACAAAAGGTCAAGGCCAAGGGCACCGACGGGATTCAATACGGCGAACAAGACGTCGACTTGCGTTCGGTCGAGCAGCTGACGGACCTGTCGATGACCATGGGGGTGGCGTTGGCGATACAGGCGGCTAGCCAGCAAGGCTTTATCGATGGAACCGCGACGGTTTCGCAGGTGTTGGACCGTCTGGAGTCGGCTCTGGAAGCCGATGGCGTGGAAATGCTGGCGAAAATTCGCACCATCGACTTTGCGTTGCCGCGCAGGCACGAGATCGCCGCGGCGCTGAACCGAATGCGGGACATACGGATTCGACAGGCCACCTCGCAGTGA